A segment of the Pseudomonas versuta genome:
ACATTACGGATCAAGGTGCAGGCTCGAGACATCAGCCTGACCCTGGAGCGCAGCGGGCACAGCAGTATTCTCAACAGCCTGCAGGCCACGGTGATCAGCGAAACCGGGGCTGAAAATCAGGCCCATGTGCTGGTCCGGCTGGATGTCGATGGAAGCGCAATGCTGGCTCGCATCACCCGCTACTCCCGTGACCAGTTAAACCTGCATCCAGGGCGAACGCTGTGGATACAGGTTAAATCGGTGGCAGTACTGGCCTGAGCTCAGAGGGCTTTTTGACGTCGTTTGCTGAAATAGCGCGCGGTTGCAAGACCAAGCCCTAACAACAGCCCCAACACCAGGGCGAACCCGACTATCAGCACTTTCTTGGGTTTGATCGGGTACATCGGGGTTTGCGCCTTGCGATCAATACTGACCAGCCCCAGATGACTCATGTCGGTTTTCAAATTACCCAGACGTGCCACTTCTGCGCGCAAGGGTTCAATGTTTTTCAGGAACAGGTCTTCATTCATGCGCTTGCCGAGCATTTCAACCTGGCGGTTGACCTCAAGCAAATTCAGCTCCCGGCCAATGTCCGAAACTCGCTTGTCGGTAAAATCGTCGGAGGTGCGCTTAAGCAATGCTGCGCGTTCGGCTTGCAGCGCCTTGGTCCCCATAAAGTAGAGCGGAAGGGTTTGCGAAGTGATTTCGGTACGCATGAGCCGGGAGGAGGAGGAACCCGCAGCCGCATCCGCCATGGCAGAAGGCGTGGTGGGGTTGGTAATACCCAGCGAGGCCGCAATGGATATGGCTTCATTAAGCTGAGCAATACGTGACTCGCGCTCGGTTTTGAGCTGCAGGCGCAATGCCTGCAACTCATCCTTCAACTTGGCGACCTGTACCGTATCCGTTTCCGTTAAACCGGCAATTTTTGCCTGCTTGTCAGAACGATAGGCCGAACGCGCAGCGGTGATCTTTTCATCCAGTTCTCGCAACCGGTTATTGATGATGACCTTAAGGTCGGCACCGATTTGCTCACGCTGGCTATCAATCGCGTATTCAACAAAACCGTTGAGAATTTCGACCCCGTTGATGGTGTCGGGGTATGTCAGCTCAAGCTTGATAAACGGGCTTAATGAATCCGTTCTCTTGGGATCAGGCAGAACCAGGTTGATCGCATCCCGATTAAAAAGCTCGAAACTTTGCTCCAGAGAAATACCTTTCTTCTCCAGAGGCTTGAACAAATCCTGGTGGTCACGGAAGAAACTGAGACGCGTCTCGTATGAATCAAGCGCCGAGCCGACTTTAAGCAAGGCCTCCTGGGGAGGGAGTTTGTAGACCTCGGAGCGGTTAAGTGCGTCCAGCTCATTAATCGCTGCCGGGCGCAGTACAGTGCTGGCTTGATAGACGGGTTGTGCAAGCAGAACGTAACCAACAGCAATAGCACCGGCTACCACCACAGTTCCTGCGATCAGGGCTTTCTGCTGCCAGAAGGAGTGAAACAGATCAAGCAGGTCGATCTCTGTGCTTGAACTAGCGGTCTGCTGATGCTCAGTTTTTTTCAAAATATACGCCTTGTAAATTGAACTCCCTGGCGAGTTCACCTCTTGACTATTAACGTCTAACTACGCTAGGTAATATTTGCGTAACGTAAGACCGTTACTTACGAGAAAAGATCCGTCCGGTTAAGAATCAATCACATACCTGAATGAAATCAAGTTTAATCGAAAATACGCCTTTGCTTTTTTTTCGATTGAATTACTGCCTCACACTTCTGGTAGAAAAATCTCGCTTACTTTCAGAATTTTCCTACGCCTTAATATCATGCTCTAAGTGGACCCAGGCGCTGACCCATTCCTCCCTGCGTGCGTGTCTTGCCTGACTGACTTGATGGCGGAATATTTCTGCGGTCTGTGTAATTATTGCCGCCACAAAAAAGCACGATTACGTGTGAGGTAATAATCAACATGGATATTTATCAGGCGATGCGGGTGTTTGTGCGCGTGGTCGAGACCGGTAGCTTCACCGCCGCGGCGCAGGCGTTGGGCTATTCCACCGCGCAAACCTCGCGACTGCTGTCTGAGCTTGAATCTTCATTGCAGGCCAGGCTGCTGCAGCGCAGCACTCGGCGGCTGGCACTGACTGAAGTAGGCGCCCGTTATCTGGAGCGCTGCCGATTGATTCTGGGTGAGATCGAAGATGCCAATGCCGAGGCCGGAGGCGCTCACCTGATCCCGCGCGGACATTTACGCGTGCAATCCACCACCGGGATTGGCATCCAGCTGCTGGCACCCCTGGCGGCCCGTTATGCCGAGCTATACCCGCAGGTCGACGTCGACTTGACACTGTCCCAGCGTCAGCCTGACCTGCTGGAAGAAGGCCATGACGTGGTGATCACGCTATCGGCCAACCTGCCCGACTCGGAAATGATTGGCCAGCAACTGGGGAGCATCTTCAGCGTGATCAGCGCAGCGCCCTCCTACCTTGAAAGTCACGGCACGCCAAAAACCCCCGAAGACCTGAACCAGCACCGCTGCCTGCATCTGGTTGACCCCCTGTTCACCGATAGCTGGACCTTTCGCGATGGCCAGGGTGAACAGTCGATTCGCCCCGGCAGCGTGTTTCAGGTCAACGTGGCCGAGGCCATGGCGCAAGCCGCCGAGGCAGGACTGGGCGTCTGCCTGCTACCGGATTACGTGGCGGTCGGCTCTTATCAGCGCGGCGCTTTGGTACGCCTGCTGCCTCAGTATCGGCTGCATGAAAAAAGCATCTACGCGCTTTACCCCTCACGCCGCTTTCTGGATGCCAAGGTCAAAACCTGGGTGGAATTTCTCAAGCAGGAAATCCCCAAGGTGCTAGATAAACACCAGGCCATCGTTGATGACCCGGAGCATTGGGCATAGCCACAGGTTCACTACGACCCAATGGCTTGCTGCAGTTGCTCGCGTAAAGCCAGTGCGCTGCGATCGAACTGCAACGGCGTCACCGATATACCGCCCTGTGTAACAACCTCGGTTTCGGTGTCAGCCGCTTCAGGCCGCTGGTGACGGGTGATATTGAGCCAGTAATAGCTGGCCTCGCGAAAGTCGGTGCGCTGGTTGACGTTAACTCCGTCCATGCGCCCCTGGCCCTGGCGAGTGATCTGTACCGGCCCGGCCTGCCCGGCCGGAACGTCCGGAAAATTGATGTTCAGACACGCCGATTGCTCCCAGCCCTTGCCAAGCAACTGGCGAATCACCCCGGGTGCCAGAGTGCGGGCAGTGTCCCAGCGCACAGCATCGCGCCGGGTGAAATACTGGCTCAGAGCGATGGAAGGAATGCCCATCAACAGGCCGGTCATCGCGGCCCCCACCGTGCCCGAATACAGCGTTTCGACCCCCAGGTTGGCGCCCTTGTTGATGCCGGACAGCAGCAACTGAGGGGGGCTGCCCATCAACTGCTGCAAGGCCATCGCAACACAATCGGCGGGTGTGCCGGACACAGAAAAACGCCGCTCGCCGCGGGCAGTCACGCGCAACGGGTGATGGATGCTGATGGCCGTTGAAATACCGCTCTGATCGTGGTCCGGCGCTACCACCCAGACTTCATCGGCCAGTTCCCTGGCCACCGCTTCAAGTGCCTCAAGACCCGGGGCGTCAATCCCGTCGTCATTGGTAATCAGAATACGTTCCAGTCGAGCGCCCGCCATGCCTGAATTCCTTTTTTCGGGGAGTCGCGTAAGGCCTAGATGCCCTGTAATGCCAAGTCCATCGCAAAGTAGGTCAAAATCATGTCCGCACCGGCACGTTTGATCGAGCCCAGGCTTTCACGGACTACGCGCGCTTCGTCGATGGCTCCGGCCAGGGCGCCGAACTTGATCATCGCGTACTCGCCGCTGACCTGATACGCAGCCAGAGGCAGGCGCGAGGCTTCGCGAACGTCACGAATGATGTCCAGATACGCACCGGCCGGCTTGACCATCAACACGTCTGCGCCCTCTTGCTCGTCCAGCAGCGACTCGCGAATCGCTTCACGGCGGTTCATCGGGTTCATCTGGTATGACTTGCGATCGCCCTTCAACGCGCTGCCTCCCGCCTCGCGGAAAGGACCGTAGAGTGCCGAAGCAAACTTGGTGGAGTACGCCATGATCGAAGTATCAATGAACCCGGCCGCATCCAGAGCACTGCGGATGGCCTGGACCTGACCGTCCATGGCGGCGGAAGGCGAGATGAAGTCTGCACCTGCAGCAGCCGCCGCAACCGCCTGCTTGCCCAGATTGATCAGGGTCGCATCATTGTCCACGCCATGGTCGTGCATCACACCGCAGTGCCCGTGGGAGGTGTACTCGCAGAAGCAGGTGTCACTCATCAGGATCATTTCTGGAGCCGTATCCTTGCAGATACGGGCCATACGCGACACCAGACCATCTTCGCGCCATGAGTCGCTGCCCGTGGCATCCAGGTGGTGCGACACGCCAAACGCCATCACTGACGTGATCCCTGCGCGGGCATAGCGTTCGATTTCACCGGCCAGCTTAGACTCGGGAATACGCATCACACCCGGCATGCTGGTGATCGGCACAAAGTCGTCGATTTCTTCTTCAACGAAAATGGGCAGCACCAGGTCCTTCAGGCTGAATTCGGTTTCCTGAAACATGTCTCGCAGGGTTTGGGAGCGGCGCAGACGGCGGGGACGGACAGTGGGGAACTGGTTAGGCATCATGGTTCCTGAGGGGCAAGTTCGTAAAACAGACGAGCCTTGGCCAAGGCTCAATGGCGCAACAAATACAGGATTGGCCCTGCAATTGCAAAACATCCGGCCGACCTGCGGCCTGTTGTCGCAGGAAGTGGCGGTAACCTTGGCACATAGGGTCCGGTTGAACATTTCGTAAAAAAGCGTAACATCGCCGACCATGATTCTTGAACAGCTCAAAGCCCTGGGCAATGACACTCGCATGCAAATGATGGAGTGGCTCAAAGACCCGCTCAGTAATTTCCCGCCCCAGGATCATGGCGATCCTGCAATCGGTGTGTGCGTGACCCATTTGCAGTACAAAGCTGGACTTTCTGCCTCTACTGCTTCGGCGCACCTGGCGATCCTGCAGCGTGCAGGCTTCGTCCTGACCACACGCATCGGCAAGTGGACGTATTACCGGCGCAATGAGCAGGCGATTGACGACTTTGCGTCTAGGCTGAAAATCGAGCTGTAATTTTACCCAATCATTTCGTTATTTTACGTAATGTTAACTTGAGGATATCCCGTGAGTATTAAAACTATCTTCGTTCAACCCGGCGGCGGTTATCAAAATGTGGTCGTCGGAAGCAGCGAAGCACGCGCCCCTGCCAGTGGAGAAATCACTGTACGTTTGCACGCCAACTCTTTGAATTATCATGATTTTGCTGTGGTCAGCGGTATGTGGGGGCCGAGTGAAAAGCGTATCCCCATGGCCGATGGCGCGGGTGAAGTCATTGCCGTCGGCAAAGATGTCAGCGAGTTCAAGGTTGGTGATTCGGTAGTCAGCACCTTCTTCCCTGAGTGGATCGACGGCACCCCACAGGTTGAAGGCTTTGTCACCGTGCCCGGTGATGGCATCGACGGTTATGCCCGTGAGCAAGTGACTGCCAGCGTTAACGCATTCACCCTCGCACCTGCCGGCTACAGCCATGCACAAGCCTCGACCCTGACCACGGCGGGCCTGACCGCATGGCGCGCCCTGATGGCCGATGACTCGCTCAAACCCGGGGACACTGTGTTGGTACAAGGCACTGGCGGGGTTTCGATCTTTGCCCTGCAATTTGCCAAAATGGCTGGCGCTACCGTGATCGCAACCTCCTCCAGCGATGAAAAACTCGAGCGCCTCAAAGCGCTGGGCGCAGATCATGTCATCAACTACCGCAAAGACCCTGACTGGGGCCAGACAGCCCGTGCGCTGACCAGTGGCCGCGGGGTTGATCACATCATCGAAGTCGGCGGCCCGGCGACCCTCGAACAGTCGATGATCGCCATTCGCGTGGCCGGGCATATCTCGATTATCGGTATTTTGAGCGGCGTCAGCGGTGAGATGAATTTTGTCCCTGCGCTGATCAAGCAAGTGCGCCTGCAAGGCGTGCTGGTGGGCAGCCGCAGCCAGCAGCAAGACATGGTTCGGGCGATCAATGCCAGCGGCATGCAACCGGTCATCGATCGTCATTTCCCGCTGAGCGATATTGTTGAAGCATTCAAGTATCAGGAAACCAACCAGCATTTCGGCAAGATCGTGCTGGACATCTGACACCGCATCTCCGGTGGCGCATTGACAGTGCGTCACCGGCTTCTCTAGATTCAGGCATTTACCCAGAGAGCTAAGCCTGATGAGTCTTGAATCTGTCCGCGCATTTTTCCTCGCCAAAGCACCCGACCTGCACATCATTGAACTGGCCACCAGCACCGCCACCGTGGCCCTGGCTGCCGAGGCCCATGGCGTTGAGCCCGGCCAAATCGCCAAGACCCTGGCCTTTCGTGTCGGTGAACGCAATGTGCTGCTGGTTGCACGTGGCGATGCGCGTATCGATAACAAAAAAATCAAGAATGCCCTGGGCAGCAAAGCCAAGATGCTTGATGCCGATACTGTCGTGGCCCTGACCAGTCACCCGGTGGGTGGCGTTTGCCCGTTCGGGCTTGCGACCGATCTGGCGGTGTATTGCGACATTTCCCTTAAAGCGTTCACTGAAGTGATGCCTGCAGCCGGCGCTACCCACACCGCCGTGCGTATCAGCCCAGATCGAATGGCCGAACTGGTCAATGCCCAGTGGGTCGATGTCTGCCAGGCCAGCCAAACTGCAGAGGCCGTATAAACCGCTCTATTACGAGCAGTACAGAGGTGCAGGACTGCTGTGCATATGGAAAGCATGGATGCTATCGATTATCATTATCCACTTCACATGCACCCTGCCTCGACTTCAATAAACCAACAAATGCGTGGCCGGGTGCTTTTTAAAGGACTAATTTGAGGCGCCCATGCATCGCTTTTCTTTCAGCAAATCCTTGATTTGCGCCACCCTGGGGATTTTCACCCTGCCTGCTTTAGCGGCCTTTCAACCCGTATCCGAAGCCGCCCTGGCCGGTGAATCGGACAGATCCTGCCACTTCAACGCGGACACCAGTTACGACTGCACCTCGACCTATCGCTACACCATCCTCACCAACAACGGTCGCGAAATGATTTCGCGCATCGACTTCAGCTTCCCGGAGTCTGACCGCCTGGAAGTCATCAAGGCCGAATCGACCCAACCGGGCGCCAAACCGGTGCCACTGGCTGACACACAAATCGACACCCGGATGGCACCGAACCCGGACCAGGGGTTTTTACGCCTGAAGCAAACCTCGATCGCCTTCCCCAACCTGCGAATCGGCACGATGGTGAGCTATACCCTGCGCGAACACACAGCGGCCAAGCCGCTGAATCATGAGTTCCACTATGTGTGGGTGCTCCCACCCAATGCGGTGCGTATGGACCGTTCTAAAAGCAGTTTCAGCGCCGAAAAACCAATCGTGTGGCGCAGCGACCTGATGGATGACTTCACCTTTACGCCGTCGACCGACAACAAAAGCCTGGTCATTGAACAAAAGGCACCGCGCTTCGTGAATTACGTCAACGAAGCCGGCAACGCTTACAGTCGCAACCTGCCAAGGGTTGAACTGGGCAGTTCGACCCGCCTGCAGGATTACTTCGGCGATTTTGCCCGGCGCTACACCGAAATTACCGGAGCCAGACTGCCTGCCATCAGTGCCAGGGCAGTGGCCGGCCTCAAAGGCTTGCCACCGGAGCAGCGGGTTTCGGGCCTGATGCAGCATATCCACGACAACTATCGTTATCTGGGCGACTGGCGAGCCAGTGATCGGGGCTACGTTCCTTTTACCCTCGCTGAAATCGAAGACCGTGGCTATGGCGACTGCAAAGACCTGGCGGTACTGCTCACCGCCATGCTCAATGCAAGCGGCATCGACGCGCAGACCACTTGGGTCAGCCGTGGCAACATGAGCCTCGGGCTGCTGTTGCCTGGCACCTCATCACCCAACCACGCCATCGTGCGTGCCCGGGTCAACGGTAAAGTCTGGTGGCTTGACCCGACCAACCCGGTGTTCTCGCCGGGGCGCTCCATGCCGGATATTCAAGATCGCTGGGCGCTGGTGATTGATCCACAAGGCACGGTGCGCCAGGAGCATATCCCGCAAGAACAACCTGTTGTCAGCACCCTGGTGCGAAAACAGGAACACTTCAACCCTGATGGCACCGCACGCACCAGCGCCGACATCGAAATGAGCCAGATGCGCCTGATGAGATTGAGTGTGGCCGATACCCAGTCGGGTGTTTCAGGTACCGACCAGGACCTTTGCGACGGCTTCAGCAAGGAACAGACCGACTGCACAATCACACGCCCGGCAACCGGTTTTGTGGTACCGCACAAATATCAGGTCAAGGCCGAACTCACAGATCTGCGCCCATTGAAGACGCTTTCGGGCCAGAGCGTGTACCAGCCCGCCTTCATGACTGAACGCTGGGATGATCTGGCCAATTACCGCCGCACCGGACAAAAGGCCGACTTGTATCTTGAAGATCCTGAAACCATGGACTACGAGATCACCCTGTCAGGGCTAAAGGTTGCACAGAACATTAAGAGCTGCACCGTGCGCTCGCCCTGGTTCGACATGGACCTGAACGGCAAACAGGTCGAGGGCCAATACCGTTACCAGTACCGCCTGACACAAAAACAACGCTGGTTGAGCCATGACGACATCATGAGCGGCCCTTTCGACGCGATGCTCAAGGCCGCCAGAAACTGCAACGATCAGATGCAGCAAGTGGTGAAACTGCAAACCGCGGCATAGTTAATCAAACGGCTACAAAAAAGCCTGGCCCTCTTGCGGGGGCCAGGCTTTTTATTGAGTCCGCTATCAGGCGATCGCGGTATCCACCAACACCTGGGCTTCCTCTACCAGACGGTTCAGATGTTCGTCACCGATAAAGCTCTCGGCGTAGATTTTGTAGATGTCTTCGGTGCCCGAAGGACGTGCCGCAAACCAGCCGTTTTCGGTCATCACCTTAAGCCCGCCAATCGGCTGGTCGTTACCCGGCGCATGACTGAGAATTTGGGTAATGGCTTCGCCTGCCAGACTTGTGGATTTGACTTGCTCCGGCGACAACTTGCCAAGCAGGGCCTTCTGCTGCGGCGTGGCCTTGGCATCGACCCGGGTCGAGAACGGCAGGCCCAGATCTTCGGTCATTTTCTGGTACAGCTGCGAAGGATCACGGCCGGTACGGGCCGTCATTTCTGCGGCCAGCAGCGAAGGAATCAGGCCATCCTTGTCGGTCGACCAGACACTGCCGTCCAGACGCAGGAACGAGGCCCCGGCGCTTTCCTCACCACCAAAGCCCAGCGAGCCATCAAACAGGCCATCAGCAAACCACTTGAACCCCACCGGCACTTCGTACAGGCGGCGCCCCAGACGGGCCGCAACCCGATCAATCAGGCCGCTGCTGACGACAGTCTTGCCGACGGCTGCATCTGCACGCCATTGCGGGCGATTCTGGAACAGATAGTCGATGGACACCGCCAGGTAGTTGTTGGGGGCCAAAAGACCGCCTGAAGGGGTAACAATCCCGTGACGGTCGTGGTCCGGGTCGCAGGCAAAGGCCACGTCGAAACGCTCCTTAAGGCCAATCAGACCCTGCATCGCGTAGCTGGAGGACGGGTCCATGCGGATGCGCCCGTCCCAGTCCACACACATGAAGCGGAAGGTCGGATCTACCGAAGTATTCACCACTTCCAGATTCAGGCCGTAATGCTCGCCGATTGCCGACCAGTAGTTCACACCCGCGCCACCCAATGGGTCCACGCCCAAGCGCAGATTGGCGCCGCGCAGGGTATCCATATCGATCACGTTCTTGAGATCGGCGACATAGGTGTTCAGGTAGTCGTGACGATGGGTGGTACCGGCTTTCAGGGCTTGCTCGTAACTGATACGTTTGACACATGCCAGCCTGGCTGCAAGCAACTCGTTGGCCTTGGCCTCGATCCACTTGGTGACATCGGTATCGGCCGGGCCGCCGTTAGGCGGGTTGTACTTGAAACCGCCACTTTCAGGCGGGTTGTGCGAGGGAGTAATGACTACGCCATCGGCCAGGCCCGAAGTGCGGCCACGGTTGTAGCAAATGATTGCGTGGGAGATGGCCGGGGTCGGGGTGTATTCGTCACCTGCGGCGATCATGGTTTCGACGCCATTGGCGGCAAACACTTCGAGCGCACTGGCACCTGCAGGCGTCGATAATGCATGGGTGTCGATGCCAACAAACAGCGGACCGTTGATGCCTTTCATCTGCCGGTAAAGGCAAATGGCCTGGCTGATGGCCAATACATGCCACTCATTGAAACTCAGCTCAAACGAACTGCCGCGGTGACCGGAAGTACCAAAGGCGACACGCTGGGTGGCGATCGCTGCATCAGGTTGACCGGTGTAATAAGCGGTCACCAGTCGCGGAATATCGACCAGCAATTGAGCTGGAGCCGGTTTGCCCGCAAGAGGACTGAGAGTCATGCAAAACCTCGGGAAATAAATGATTCGGAGGAAAAAAGCAGTTTACTGGCAGTTCGACATTGGCGCGAAGCAATCTATCCCTGCAAGCGCAGCAGTTTTGCACTTAAATAGCCTTTTAGTTGTCTGATACAGCCCATAGATTCACTTGATCCACATTTTTAATGTTCTGAAATAAGGAAGCAGCATGAAACCACTCGTGATCAGCGCGGCCCTGGTACTTTCGCTGAGTACGCTGTGCGGCGTCGCCAACGCAGCCAAACCGGAGGGCCTGGCACCCTGGCCAAAAGCCGAAGCGGGCTACAGCCGACAAGTCATTCACCTGCCCAAGCAAAAAAACGAAGACGATTACAAAGTCCAGATCATTGCGGGCAAGACCCTGCAGGTTGACTGCAACCAGCAGCGTCTGGGCGGCAAGCTGGAAGAAAAAACCCTCAAGGGCTGGGGCTATCCGATGTACCGCCTGAGCAAGGTCAGCGGCCCCATGAGCACAATGATGGCCTGCCCCGAGGGCAAGGCACATCCTGAGTTCGTACCGGTGGTCGGTGATGGCTTCATGCTGCGCTACAACAGCAAGTTACCCATTGTGGTCTATGTGCCCAAGGACATCGAAGTGCGCTACCGGATCTGGTCGGCATCCAAGCAGATCAAACAGGCTGTCAGCGAATAAACACCCATGAATAACCCGTAGTCGCTGACGCGGAACGAAGGCTGCGATAAGGCATCTTTAACAGTGCGACCCCTGCGGGCTCGATCGCAGCCTTCGTTCCTTGTCAGCGACTACGGGCTCTGGTGGCTATTGCAAGCCGATGCGATACAACGCGCCGTTGCTTTCATCGGTCAATACATACAAATAACCATCCGGGCCCTGGCGCACGTCACGGATTCGCGCGTTCAGACCGCCCAGCAGGCGCTCTTCATGCACCACCTTGTCGCCATCAAGCTGTAGCCGAATCAGGTCTTTATCGGCCAGCGCACCGATAAACAGGTTGTGCTGCCAGGGTTTGAAGCGCTGCGCATCGTAGAACGCCATCCCGCTGATGCCGGGAGACTTCTCCCACACATGGTGAGGCCCTGTTGTCCCTTCTGCCGTTTTGCCCCGGGCTTCAGAGATGGGTTGCGATGAGTAGTCGATGCCATGGGTCGCCAGCGGCCAGCCGTAGTTCTTGCCACGCTCGATCAGGTTGATTTCGTCGCCTCCTTTGGGACCGTGCTCATGGCTCCAAAGCGTCCCGGTCCAGGGGTTCAAGGTGGCCCCCTGCTGATTGCGGTGCCCATATGACCAGATTTCCGGGCGTACCCCATCCTGGCCCACAAACGGATTGTCGGCGGGGACTCGTCCGTCAGGGTAGATCCGCACAACTTTGCCTTGCAGCTTGTCGAGATCCTGGGAAGCAGGCCGCTGATTATTTTCGCCAAGGGCAATAAACAGGTAGCCGTCACGATCGAAAACCAGGCGTGAACCGAAGTGGTTGCCAGTGGAGAGTTTGGGTTCCTGGCGAAAGATCACCTCAAAGTTGCTCAGCCGGGTCAAATCATCGGATAACCGGCCCCGGCCAACAGTGGTTCCCGCTTTACCGTCTTCACCACCGCCTTCGGCATAGGACACGTACACCAGACGATCCTCGGCAAAGCTGGGGGACAGCACTATATCCAGCAGGCCGCCCTGCCCTTTGGCCCATACCTGGGGAACACCGGAAAGAGGCGCAGAGAGTTTTCCGGCCGGGCTTACGACACGCAGGTTACCGGGGCGCTCGGTGACCAGAATACCTTGCTGGTCCGGCAGAAAAGCCAGCGCCCAGGGGTGTTGAAGGCCTTCCACAACAGGCGTAGCAGTAATTGTTCCCGTCTCGGAGGCAAAGGTGCGCGGCGCATCGGCATGGGCCGTGAAAGCCACACTGAGTAGCGAGGTGGCGCATAACGTGGCCAGGGTTTTTCTCAACATCGGCTCTTCCTTGGTCGATTAACGATTGTCTCGCGGCTGTAGCGATGGAGCAGTTGGCTTGATGGTGCGCGGCGGTGTCTGGCTGCGCGGGTAACCATTACCGATTTGCCCGTTTTCGATAGACGGCTGGCGTACCGCCGGAGCTGTCGACGGGCCTCTTGTCGCCGGCGTGGCGGGGATCGTGCCCTGTCGGCTGTTGGGGTTGATGCGCCGGATTGTATTGTCGGCGGGAGCAGAATTGGGGCTCAGGGTATTTTGAGCCACCCACCCGGCTTGGGAAGAGGTATCGGCCAGCGCCTGGGTGGCAAGTACAGATCCCAGGAGCAGGCATAAATAGCTGGACCGGATCATATTCATCATCGCCCCCGTGGTTTGTTCATCCCATTGATCATTTGAGGGGCCGCTCACTGACAGGTTCAATCTTCAGGGCCGATCTCTATGACGACTGACTCGCGCGCCTCCTCTAAAAGCGCCTGACGACAGACCTGATAACAGTCTTCGATATGACCGTTGCCGACCATTTTCATCACGCCAAAGCTGATTGTTGCTGCGACCGCCTGCCCCACAAAAGGGACAAAGCGAATCACCGACTTGGTCGCCACCTTGGTGCCCATCTTGCGTACCAGCGACATGACCAGCGTTCGACTGATGAATTTACCGATGACCTCACTGCCAATGCCGGAAACCGCAACCACAATCAGGCGCCTGGACCGCGAGTCCAGCCTCTCGATTTGCTGCGGGGTCAATCCGAACTTGCTGTTGATGGCCGGCAACATTTCCACCAGCAGCGCCACATCGGTGCCGATATCCAGGCCCGGGATCGGAATGGCAGCAGCACCCGCCGACACGGCTGAGCGCTTGGTGACCATGGACTTGCATTCGTCACGAATGCGATCAAGCTCAGCCAATGACCTGATTAACATAGGGTTCCCCCTGACAAATAGAGATAAAGCGGACGTAGTCTACTACGGCCTTCAGACCGCCAAGGCAGGTCTATTCTTGATGTAGAGGGTAGACGGGGCGAGAAATTCACAAGGACAGATGAGGTTTTTTTGCAGCGCACGGGTCAGGACCCGGAGGGGGGGGATTAGCCTGTACTCTCGTGAAGTACAGGCTAGCGCATTACACGTCTTTTTTGACTTTGGCCCACTCGGACTTGATTTTTTGCACGAAGGATTCTGTCGGCGTTTCCTTGCAGGCAGTGATTACCAGCGGGGTGATTTTGGCAATGCCGTCCACGTCCAGTACTGCATCCTCAACCTGGCCTTTCTTGTTCACTGCTTCACCCAGACCGATAGCAGTGGGTTGATAGCTTTCATCAACTGCCAGAAAATCCGCGCACGTCCATTTCGCAACAGGCTGCTTGGCATCAGCTTGTGCCAAGCCCGACAGTGCTACAAGACTGACAGCGCTCAACAGCAGA
Coding sequences within it:
- a CDS encoding Wzz/FepE/Etk N-terminal domain-containing protein, coding for MKKTEHQQTASSSTEIDLLDLFHSFWQQKALIAGTVVVAGAIAVGYVLLAQPVYQASTVLRPAAINELDALNRSEVYKLPPQEALLKVGSALDSYETRLSFFRDHQDLFKPLEKKGISLEQSFELFNRDAINLVLPDPKRTDSLSPFIKLELTYPDTINGVEILNGFVEYAIDSQREQIGADLKVIINNRLRELDEKITAARSAYRSDKQAKIAGLTETDTVQVAKLKDELQALRLQLKTERESRIAQLNEAISIAASLGITNPTTPSAMADAAAGSSSSRLMRTEITSQTLPLYFMGTKALQAERAALLKRTSDDFTDKRVSDIGRELNLLEVNRQVEMLGKRMNEDLFLKNIEPLRAEVARLGNLKTDMSHLGLVSIDRKAQTPMYPIKPKKVLIVGFALVLGLLLGLGLATARYFSKRRQKAL
- a CDS encoding LysR family transcriptional regulator encodes the protein MDIYQAMRVFVRVVETGSFTAAAQALGYSTAQTSRLLSELESSLQARLLQRSTRRLALTEVGARYLERCRLILGEIEDANAEAGGAHLIPRGHLRVQSTTGIGIQLLAPLAARYAELYPQVDVDLTLSQRQPDLLEEGHDVVITLSANLPDSEMIGQQLGSIFSVISAAPSYLESHGTPKTPEDLNQHRCLHLVDPLFTDSWTFRDGQGEQSIRPGSVFQVNVAEAMAQAAEAGLGVCLLPDYVAVGSYQRGALVRLLPQYRLHEKSIYALYPSRRFLDAKVKTWVEFLKQEIPKVLDKHQAIVDDPEHWA
- the surE gene encoding 5'/3'-nucleotidase SurE; the protein is MAGARLERILITNDDGIDAPGLEALEAVARELADEVWVVAPDHDQSGISTAISIHHPLRVTARGERRFSVSGTPADCVAMALQQLMGSPPQLLLSGINKGANLGVETLYSGTVGAAMTGLLMGIPSIALSQYFTRRDAVRWDTARTLAPGVIRQLLGKGWEQSACLNINFPDVPAGQAGPVQITRQGQGRMDGVNVNQRTDFREASYYWLNITRHQRPEAADTETEVVTQGGISVTPLQFDRSALALREQLQQAIGS
- the hemB gene encoding porphobilinogen synthase; the encoded protein is MPNQFPTVRPRRLRRSQTLRDMFQETEFSLKDLVLPIFVEEEIDDFVPITSMPGVMRIPESKLAGEIERYARAGITSVMAFGVSHHLDATGSDSWREDGLVSRMARICKDTAPEMILMSDTCFCEYTSHGHCGVMHDHGVDNDATLINLGKQAVAAAAAGADFISPSAAMDGQVQAIRSALDAAGFIDTSIMAYSTKFASALYGPFREAGGSALKGDRKSYQMNPMNRREAIRESLLDEQEGADVLMVKPAGAYLDIIRDVREASRLPLAAYQVSGEYAMIKFGALAGAIDEARVVRESLGSIKRAGADMILTYFAMDLALQGI
- a CDS encoding ArsR/SmtB family transcription factor, with the protein product MILEQLKALGNDTRMQMMEWLKDPLSNFPPQDHGDPAIGVCVTHLQYKAGLSASTASAHLAILQRAGFVLTTRIGKWTYYRRNEQAIDDFASRLKIEL
- a CDS encoding zinc-dependent alcohol dehydrogenase family protein, with product MSIKTIFVQPGGGYQNVVVGSSEARAPASGEITVRLHANSLNYHDFAVVSGMWGPSEKRIPMADGAGEVIAVGKDVSEFKVGDSVVSTFFPEWIDGTPQVEGFVTVPGDGIDGYAREQVTASVNAFTLAPAGYSHAQASTLTTAGLTAWRALMADDSLKPGDTVLVQGTGGVSIFALQFAKMAGATVIATSSSDEKLERLKALGADHVINYRKDPDWGQTARALTSGRGVDHIIEVGGPATLEQSMIAIRVAGHISIIGILSGVSGEMNFVPALIKQVRLQGVLVGSRSQQQDMVRAINASGMQPVIDRHFPLSDIVEAFKYQETNQHFGKIVLDI